The Streptomyces tendae DNA segment GATCAGCGCATCCGACGATCCATGAGGGCCTTGCGGCCCGTCTTCGTACGGACGGCTCGGTAGTGGAGCGATGCCACGTGCGCATACCGCCACGGGAGCGCCTCCGTGAAGCCGTCGACATGGCGGAACTGCTCCCTGGCCGCCCTGTACCGGCCCTGCCGGAACAGGAAGTAGCCCAGCAGGTGCCGCGCTTCCGGAAGCCTCGGGTGATCCGGGTCGGCCAGCGCCACGTCGGCGACTGCCGCGTCGACCAATGCACGCACCTCACGGTCGAGGAAGTCGGCGGCACTCAGCTTGTCGAAGTGGTTCTCGTACCAGGCCATCATCGGCAGCACCGCCAGCAGGCTCCCCGGCGGCGCACCGGCGGCCGCCTTCTCGGCGAACTCGCTTACGAGCTGACGCGAGCCGTGCCATTTCGCGGTCCAGTACCGAAGCGCGCCGCTGTGCGCCTCGAAGTGGTGGGGAGCCAGGTCCGTGACGCGGGACCACAACGCATGCATCTCCTCATGGGAGTAGCCCAGTCCGCGTGCCCTCCAGATCTCCGCGACGAGCGGCGACGGGTCGTCGGGACGGAGCGCCGAAGCCCGCTCGATGTCGTCCCGCGAGGCACGCAACTCCCGGTGGAAGTCCTCGAACTGGCTCCGTGACGTTCTGTGCGCGGGCGCGCCGCCTCGCAGCTTCCACGCGTACGCCACTCCGGCACACCCCGCCACCAGCGCGGCGTCAGGGTTCCCTGGCCTGGCCTCCTCCCACGCCTTCAGCCAGCGGTCGTGCCCTCCGGCGGCGACGTCTCCCAGTCGCTGGGCGTACAGGGTACGGCGCTCCCAGTCCTGACCGGCTTCCTCGAAGAGCCGGGCCGCGGGCTCCCAGCGGCCCCGGGAAGCAGCCTCGCACGCCCGCTGCAGAGAGGCATCGGGGCCGGCGAGGTGCGAGTTCTGCCACCGCAGCGGCAGCAGGCCGTACGCGAGCCAGCACCAGAGCAGCAGCAGACAGGGCAGGACAAGGGGTGTCATGGTTGGGCGAATCCCTCCGGAAGGTGTGCGGTGACGCACACAGTGGGGGGTGCCGGAAGTATGCCTGCCGTACGAGTGGGGGCGACGTGCGGGGTGCCGTTCTCGCTCGGAGCGCCGCCGGTCGGTGTCCGGCAACGATCACGGGATCACATGAGGGGGATCACCGCGAGTACCGCATCGGCCGAGCGGATCCTGCCCAGTCCCGCCCCCGTTCCGCCAGCCCGGCGGGCGCCCCCGTCCGCGCAGGGCTGCCGACACGCTCCGGCCGCACCGCCTCCCGCGCCCGCCGTCGTCCCGTCGTCACGTACCACTGGACGGCGAGGGTGAGCGCGAGGAGGACCTCGACGGCGTCGCCGCCGTAGTACATCAGCTGTGAGCCTGCCCGCAGGTCGGGCGGCGCGAAGGTGGTGCCCGGCGGGCCGGCCGCGTACAGGCTCTTGGCCAGTACCGCGTGAGCCGCCCCGGCCGCCAGCAGTGTCACGGCCCGCAGGGGAAGTCCCCACCGCCGGCGCACGGGGTCGACGGCGCAGACGGCCATGGCGAACAGCAGACCCGCGAGCAGCATGTGCAGCTCCAGCAGGCCCCCGAGCACGGGGTGCCGGTGGGCGGCGGACCACAGATCCGTGCGGTACAGCGCCCACAGCCGCCGATGTCGACGGCGGCGGCGACCGGCGGGAACAGCAGCCACCCGGCGACGGGGGAGTGCGCCACGCGCAGCAGCCCCCGGCGGAGAGTCCCCGGGGGCAGGAGCCGCAGGACGAGGGTGAGCGGACGGGCGACCGGGAGCAGCGCGGGACCCGCCATGGCCACGAGCAGATGCCGGCCGGTGTGGGCGGTGAACGGCCCGCCCGGCACCGGTCCCGCGAGACCCCAGACGACCGCCGCGCAGCCGCCGGCGAAGACGCAGTCCGCCACCGCGGCCAGGCGTCACCCGTCGTCTCAGCCGGACGGCACCCGCCACGTACGCCGCGCCCGCGAGGACGCACCCGAGGGCGGCCGGCGCTCCGAACGCCGTGGACACGGCAGGCGTCACGACGGCCGTCGCCCTCCCCGCCCGGACGGGGCATGCCCGGTCCGCACGGCACGCCTCGCCCGGACGAGAAGGCGCCCCGATCAGCCGGACGGCACCCGCCACGTACGCCGCGCCGCGAGGACGCACCCGAGGGCGGCCGGCG contains these protein-coding regions:
- a CDS encoding cytochrome c oxidase assembly protein encodes the protein MAAVPAGRRRRRHRRLWALYRTDLWSAAHRHPVLGGLLELHMLLAGLLFAMAVCAVDPVRRRWGLPLRAVTLLAAGAAHAVLAKSLYAAGPPGTTFAPPDLRAGSQLMYYGGDAVEVLLALTLAVQWYVTTGRRRAREAVRPERVGSPARTGAPAGLAERGRDWAGSARPMRYSR